One window of Acipenser ruthenus chromosome 52, fAciRut3.2 maternal haplotype, whole genome shotgun sequence genomic DNA carries:
- the LOC117432943 gene encoding serine/threonine-protein kinase ULK1-like: METVGKFEYSMKDVLGQGAFGMVFKGRHKEKNGEVAIKCIHTKNLSFDQTYWTQLDREIQILKGLKHDNFVRLYDFQKTSSCVYLVMEYCNGGDLADYLKSKGPLNEDTIRLFLQQITSAMKVLQSKGVIHRDLKPQNILLALTGGDKSNPRNIRLKIADFGLARFQPTNMMALTMCGTPLYMAPEVIMAKTYDAKVDLWSIGIIVYQCLTGQVPFQASNPQELCRLFEKHKTPNIPQGISTHLRHLLCGLLQCNPKDRIEFDTFFRHPFLGVSSPKKNSKEAAIQSRQAPEPKTRADFLKYYCQLTLDPNTAHRELCLSEGNRKVTRRREVQPYPDHPDRFDILYQVLCKEGLSGSPCYWEIEWSGREGVDIGVAYKGIDPKGEDISFQLGHNNKSWKLFCCDSRYSAWQNNNASEVKLFCSPRIGVYLDFTAGTLSFYGVSGDKMTPLHRFQTTFTEKLYPGFYIYSDSSVRVCKLK, translated from the exons aaaaacgGTGAAGTTGCCATCAAATGTATACACACGAAAAACCTCTCTTTTGATCAAACTTACTGGACACAGTTAGACAGGGAGATACAGATTTTAAAG ggGCTGAAACATGACAATTTTGTGAGATTGTATGATTTCCAG aaaACATCTAGTTGTGTCTATCTGGTGATGGAG tATTGCAATGGAGGGGATCTGGCAGACTACCTGAAAT CCAAAGGGCCCCTAAATGAGGACACAATCCGTCTGTTCCTGCAGCAGATCACATCTGCCATGAAGGTGCTGCAGAGCAAGGGAGTCATCCACCGAGACCTCAAACCACAGAACATCCTGCTGGCCCTTACAGGAGGGGACAAATCCAACCCCAGAAACATTCGCTTGAAGATTG CCGACTTTGGGTTAGCCAGATTCCAGCCAACCAATATGATGGCACTTACAATGTGTGGTACTCCTCTGTACATG gctcCTGAAGTTATAATGGCAAAGACCTATGATGCAAAAGTTGATCTATGGAGTATAGGAATCATAGTGTACCAATGTCTGACTGGCCAGGTCCCATTTCAG GCTAGCAACCCTCAAGAGCTCTGTCGCCTCTTTGAGAAACACAAGACTCCCAA CATCCCACAGGGGATCTCCACTCACTTGCGCCACCTACTGTGCGGGCTGTTGCAGTGCAATCCTAAAGATCGCATTGAATTTG ATACATTTTTCAGACACCCATTCCTCGGAGTGAGCTCACCCAAGAAAAATT CAAAAGAAGCTGCCATTCAAAGTCgacaggctccagagccaaagaCCAGagctgactttttaaaat attactgtcagctcacactggaccccaacacagcacatagagagctctgtctgtctgaagggaacagaaaggtaaCACGACGGAGAGAGGTCCAGCCATATCCTGATCACCCAGATAGATTTGACATATTGTACCAAGTGCTTTGCAAAGAGGGTTTGTCTGGGTCTCCCTgctactgggagattgagtggagtggcaGGGAGGGGGTAGATATAGGAGTCGCATATAAAGGAATCGACCCGAAAGGAGAGGACATTTCCTTTCAGCTTGGACACAATAACAAGTCCTGGAAATTGTTCTGCTGTGATTCCAGGTACTCTGCCTGGCAGAATAACAATGCATCTGAAGTAAAATTATTCTGCTCCCCCAGAATAGGGGTGTATCTGGACTTTACTGCTGGCACGCTATCATTTTATGGAGTCTCTGGAGACAAAATGACCcccctgcacagattccaaaccacatttaCTGAGAAACTCTATCCTGGGTTTTATATTTATTCTGATTCCAGTGTAAGAGTCTGCAAGCTGAAGTAG